The genomic stretch GTGGACCTATCCACCCGCCTATCCCGACGCGTCTCACTTTCCATTCCCTGCGTTGCTTCTCCAATGGACACTGTATCGGAGTCATCCATGGCTGTTGCCATGGCCTCCCTTGGCGGTGTTGCCATCATCCATTGTAACTCTTCTCCGGCGCTCCAGGCTTCTCTCGTTCGATCCGCTAAATCCCGACGCACACCCTTTGTCCATGGCCCCTCCGTACTTTCCGGCTCGGATGCCATAATCCGCACCTTTGATGACATCCTCCCTGCCGTCGTCGTTACCGACCCTGAGAAGGTGCCGATCGGAGTCGTTGCTAGGTCCGATTGGGAGCGTCTTGAGAATAAGGACGTTCCCGTCTCTGCTTACATGCGCTCGGCCCCACCGCCGGTGCCGTCGAAGTACGATTTCGAGGAAATAGCTGCTTTCTTGGCTGAAGAGAAGCTCGATCTCGCGCCATTGGTGGACGAGGACGGTGAAGTTGTTGGGGTTATTACCATGGAGGACATCGAAAGGATCCGGGGATTCCCGAAGCTCGGGAAGCCATCTCTGGGGCGTGATGGGAGGCTTCTGGTGGGAGCCTCGATCGGAACGAGAGAGAATGATAAGGAGAGGCTGGAGCAGTTGGTGAAGGCCGGGGTCGACGTTGTGGTGGTCGATAGCTCTCAGGGAAACTCAGTGTACCAGATCGAGATGATAAAGCACGCCAAGAAGAGTTTTCCAGAGTTGGATGTGATTGGAGGGAATGTGGTGACGATTGCTCAGGCGCAAAACTTGATTCAAGCGGGTGCTGATGGGCTAAGGGTCGGGATGGGTTCTGGCTCCATTTGCACTACGCAGGAGGTTTGTGCTGTTGGCAGAGGGCAGGTATATCTCAAGTGGTGTTCTTTCACAATGAAGTTCTGCTATACGTGATTTACTTCTCAATTGAAATTCTCATGCCTTATTTAGTTAAAGTTTAGATTTTTGGCATGCTTTAGGCCTCATTTCTTTATCTCAAGCAGTGTTCTTTCACAATGAAGTTCTGCTATACTTGATTTACCTCTCAATTGAAATTCTCATGCCTTATTGAGCTAAAGGTTAGATTTTTGGCATGCTTGAGACCTCATTTCTTTATCTCAAGTAGTGTTCTCTCACAATGATGTTCTGCTATACTCCATTTACTTCTCAATTGAAATTCTCATGCCTTATTAAGCTAAAGGTTAGATTTTTGGCATGCTTTAGGCCTCATTTCTtgaggttttatggctcattgaGGTATGCAACCTGCAGTGCTTGTATGGAATGGGGGAAGCTATGAGCTTCTTAGTGTGCTTGGTCATACATGAATAGATTTGTAGTGATTTAGTTTAAGGAGTGGTTTTTAgttggatttatttattattttctgcTTCGTTAGATAGtctaatttgaatttttcattttctatatgAATATTCTGTGCTAGATGCCTATTACAATGTTAGTAGGGTTTATCTGTTTCAGCACTGCCAGAAACATTATATTGAGTTATATTTTTGTAGGCAACGGCTGTTTACAAGGTCTCATCGTATGCCAAAGATCATGATGTGCCTGTTATTGCTGATGGTGGGATTTCCAACTCTGGGCATATTGTGAAAGCCTTGGTCCTTGGTGCATCTACTGTCATGATGGGAAGTTTCCTAGCTGGTAGCCATGAGGCACCTGGGGTATATGAGAATCAGGTATGCTGTAAAACAAATGGAAgtcgtttttctttttttaaagcatATATCTTGCTTCAATCGCTGTGTGTGTTAAGTGTGTTAGTGTATTTTT from Dioscorea cayenensis subsp. rotundata cultivar TDr96_F1 unplaced genomic scaffold, TDr96_F1_v2_PseudoChromosome.rev07_lg8_w22 25.fasta BLBR01002119.1, whole genome shotgun sequence encodes the following:
- the LOC120257440 gene encoding LOW QUALITY PROTEIN: inosine-5'-monophosphate dehydrogenase-like (The sequence of the model RefSeq protein was modified relative to this genomic sequence to represent the inferred CDS: deleted 1 base in 1 codon; substituted 1 base at 1 genomic stop codon) translates to MKGLEMELEDGFPASRLFSQGVSYTYDDVIMLPHYIDFPADAVDLSTRLSRRVSLSIPCVASPMDTVSESSMAVAMASLGGVAIIHCNSSPALQASLVRSAKSRRTPFVHGPSVLSGSDAIIRTFDDILPAVVVTDPEKVPIGVVARSDWERLENKDVPVSAYMRSAPPPVPSKYDFEEIAAFLAEEKLDLAPLVDEDGEVVGVITMEDIERIRGFPKLGKPSLGRDGRLLVGASIGTRENDKERLEQLVKAGVDVVVVDSSQGNSVYQIEMIKHAKKSFPELDVIGGNVVTIAQAQNLIQAGADGLRVGMGSGSICTTQEVCAVGRGQATAVYKVSSYAKDHDVPVIADGGISNSGHIVKALVLGASTVMMGSFLAGSHEAPGVYENQGGRRVKKYRGMGSLEAMTKRKXCSRYLGDKLKLKIAQGVVGAVADKGSVLKFIPYSMQAVKQGFQDLGASSMQSAHELLRSNVLRLEVRTGAAQVEGGIHGLVSYEKKPF